From the genome of Candidatus Margulisiibacteriota bacterium:
CTATAATTTATATTTTTTTATTTGGCTTGGGTTTGTCTCAGTGAGTCATTATTTTATCGATAAAATAAAACTTTTTTTTCAAAGAAATATTATTCAAAAAGAATTAATTCATTTTTATGCTGACCAAAGTATTCATGTACTAATTCTCTGTTCATTGTTTCTTTTTTTTCAGGACATTAATGGTTCCTCTTTTCTGTTTGAAATGATTCAAGGAGCATTAGCTTTGTCCACTAAAAGTGCGATTCTTTTGTTTTTTACGTTGAGTTTCTCTGTTTATATTTCTTATGGTATATCTGTTGTACTTTATTATTATGATAGAACGGTGGATTTGCAGGTTGAGAAGCTAAAGCATAATTATTTTTCCATGTTTGTTAGAGTTATGATTTTTTTATTGTTAGCGAGTAAGTTTTTTTGGTTGGGAATTCTGCTGGGTTTATTTGTAAGACAAGTATTGAAAAAGCGTCTAATTTATGATGGCAGACGTTTTGTTATTGAAGTATTAACTTTATTTGTTTTCTTAATTATGTTTCTTCCTATAAAATATATGATAGTGGGCTTTTAATGAAGAGAATCGCCATAGTTATAGCGTTTGCTGGTTTTAGGGATGAAGAGTTTTTTGTTCCCTATAATGATCTGATTAAAGATTTTAATGTCCAAGTTTTTTCGAGTCAAAGAGGGTTGGCAAAAGGTAAGCTGGAAGGAACATTTATGGTGGAAAATCTTTTAGAGGAAATTGTTCCAGAAAAGTTCGACTGCTTGATGTTGATTGGTGGACCTGGTGGTTATGCTTATCTAGAAAACGAGAATTTAAAAGAAATAATTAGGGCTTTTTATTCATTGAATAAGCTAGTTTCTGCTATTTGTATGGCTCCTTTGATTTTAGCTGAAGCAGGAGTTTTAGATAATAAAAAAGTTACTGTTTTTCTAGGAGAGGCGGATAGAATAAAACAAGTTAAAGGAATACATTATACAGGTAAAGATGTTCAGATAGATGGTAATATCATAACGGCGGATGGAGCATCCTCTGCTGGAGCTTTTTCAAAAAAAGTAAGGGAGTATTTAAATGGATAAAATATTAGTTACAGGGGGCGCTGGGTTTATTGGGTCGCATATTGTTGAGGAACTTGTATTGCTTGACCACAAAGTCACGGTTATAGATGACCTTTCTTCTGGTAATCATAACAACTTGGCTCATATAGATAAAAAAAATATAGAGTTTATAAAAATGGATATTCGTGATGAAGAAGCAGTTTCGAAATTATTTGAAGAAAAGAAATTTGACGTTATTTTTCATCAAGCAGCTATTGCTTCTGTAAATAGGTCAATCCTTGAGAAAGAATTCACGCATTCTGTAAATGTTTTAGGGACTGAAAATATT
Proteins encoded in this window:
- a CDS encoding DUF3307 domain-containing protein; protein product: MLKVFVCLLLAHVLSDFVLQTNFVYKLKTKSKIGLYLHVATFFLLSFLFCLPSSYNLYFFIWLGFVSVSHYFIDKIKLFFQRNIIQKELIHFYADQSIHVLILCSLFLFFQDINGSSFLFEMIQGALALSTKSAILLFFTLSFSVYISYGISVVLYYYDRTVDLQVEKLKHNYFSMFVRVMIFLLLASKFFWLGILLGLFVRQVLKKRLIYDGRRFVIEVLTLFVFLIMFLPIKYMIVGF
- a CDS encoding DJ-1/PfpI family protein codes for the protein MKRIAIVIAFAGFRDEEFFVPYNDLIKDFNVQVFSSQRGLAKGKLEGTFMVENLLEEIVPEKFDCLMLIGGPGGYAYLENENLKEIIRAFYSLNKLVSAICMAPLILAEAGVLDNKKVTVFLGEADRIKQVKGIHYTGKDVQIDGNIITADGASSAGAFSKKVREYLNG